One segment of Neobacillus endophyticus DNA contains the following:
- a CDS encoding DegT/DnrJ/EryC1/StrS family aminotransferase — translation MSGNEMEYIKEAFDTNWIAPLGPNVEAFEKDIAEYAGVNGAVAVSSGTAAIHLALSLLGVQKGDVVFCSSLTFVASANPILYLGAEPVFIDAEPDTWNMSPSALEKAMNDAISACKLPKAVIIVNLYGQSAKMEELVSICNKYAVPIIEDSAESLGSRYNGIASGTFGEFGIFSFNGNKIITTSGGGVLISNNTDALRKARFLAAQAREPAPYYQHCEMGFNYRMSNVLAGIGRSQLQVLNERVAARRAIFETYYQELAHLPGIQFMPELVNTFSNRWLTALTIDYSKTNVSVNEILASMDKENIEARHVWKPLHLQPLMETYTYYPHSERESVSEKLFETGICLPSGSNMSIKDQMRVIQTIKNTIYKKFEKETCQR, via the coding sequence ATGAGTGGAAATGAGATGGAGTATATAAAGGAAGCGTTCGATACGAATTGGATCGCTCCATTAGGACCGAACGTAGAAGCATTTGAAAAGGATATAGCTGAATATGCGGGTGTCAATGGAGCCGTAGCGGTTAGTTCAGGAACTGCCGCTATTCATTTGGCACTTTCTTTATTAGGAGTGCAAAAAGGAGATGTAGTATTTTGCTCCAGCCTTACTTTTGTGGCTTCGGCTAATCCAATCCTGTACCTAGGTGCAGAACCAGTATTTATTGATGCAGAACCAGATACTTGGAACATGTCGCCCTCAGCATTGGAAAAGGCAATGAATGACGCCATTTCTGCCTGCAAGCTTCCTAAAGCTGTTATTATTGTCAATCTGTATGGCCAGTCAGCAAAAATGGAAGAACTTGTTTCTATTTGTAATAAATATGCTGTCCCGATCATTGAAGATTCAGCGGAATCTCTAGGCTCCAGGTATAACGGAATCGCAAGTGGTACCTTTGGGGAGTTTGGGATTTTTTCTTTTAATGGCAACAAAATTATTACCACATCTGGCGGCGGTGTATTGATTTCTAATAATACAGACGCACTTAGAAAAGCTCGTTTTTTAGCGGCACAAGCAAGGGAACCAGCACCTTATTATCAACACTGCGAGATGGGATTTAACTATCGAATGAGCAATGTTTTAGCTGGAATAGGGAGAAGTCAGCTGCAAGTCTTAAATGAAAGAGTGGCTGCCAGGAGGGCCATTTTTGAAACCTATTATCAGGAATTGGCTCATCTTCCGGGTATTCAGTTTATGCCAGAACTAGTGAATACATTTTCAAATCGATGGCTGACAGCCTTGACCATCGATTATTCAAAAACGAATGTATCGGTAAATGAAATTCTTGCTTCTATGGACAAGGAAAATATTGAAGCAAGACATGTGTGGAAACCACTGCATTTGCAGCCACTTATGGAGACATATACCTATTATCCACATAGTGAAAGGGAAAGCGTATCGGAAAAGCTGTTTGAAACAGGAATTTGTTTGCCATCTGGATCAAATATGTCCATAAAGGACCAAATGAGAGTGATCCAAACTATCAAAAATACAATCTACAAAAAATTTGAAAAAGAGACATGTCAGAGGTAG
- a CDS encoding sugar transferase, which translates to MKRMIDVLISFILLFIFSPVILLIGIMVKYKLGSPVIFKQKRPGLYGKPFYLYKFRSMTDQRDKKGELLPDYQRLTPFGSFLRQHSLDELPQLVNVLKGDLSLVGPRPLLMDYLSLYTEEQAKRHLVRPGITGWAQVNGRNKITWEEKFELDVWYVNHHNLLLDIRIILLTIGKVFHSNDVNQTEYETVSRFTGTKAKEVSK; encoded by the coding sequence ATGAAAAGAATGATAGATGTATTGATTTCATTTATATTACTATTTATTTTTTCACCGGTCATCCTTTTAATAGGAATAATGGTTAAATACAAACTCGGTTCTCCGGTCATTTTTAAACAAAAACGGCCTGGTTTATATGGGAAGCCATTTTACCTTTATAAATTCCGAAGTATGACGGATCAGAGAGATAAAAAAGGAGAACTGTTGCCAGATTATCAAAGGTTAACTCCTTTTGGATCCTTTCTGAGACAGCATAGTCTGGATGAACTTCCGCAACTAGTAAATGTATTAAAGGGGGATTTAAGTCTAGTTGGGCCGAGGCCATTATTAATGGATTATCTTTCATTATATACAGAGGAACAAGCTAAGCGTCATTTGGTGAGGCCAGGAATAACTGGATGGGCCCAGGTGAATGGGCGAAACAAGATTACATGGGAAGAGAAATTTGAACTGGATGTTTGGTATGTGAATCATCATAACCTTTTACTTGATATAAGGATCATATTATTAACAATAGGTAAGGTTTTTCATTCTAATGATGTCAATCAAACCGAATATGAAACAGTGTCACGTTTTACGGGAACTAAAGCAAAAGAAGTGAGTAAGTAA
- a CDS encoding polysaccharide biosynthesis protein encodes MTYRQRIIFLICIDSWNVIIAILLSALLVSESYNVFSLTTLISMAVLLISHHFLSFKYKLYKKAWEYASIGELLSTLKVVTISIFITSLAQSIVENKIYFRFLMTSWLLTLFFICGSRLCWRIFRDSFLSKEINKKRTLIVGAGSAGMMVARQLKSNKTTDLLPVGFIDDDDKKQRLDILGIPVVGGVAKIKEAVTKYNIDNIVIAIPSLKKKELNMIFLECAKTSAKTKILPMLEDLVSGKVSVNQFRDVRVEDLLGREPNQLDINSISKSIQNKVVLVTGAGGSIGSEICRQISKFHPKQLILLGHGENSIYLIEMELKEIFKHTNITFIPIIADIQDEQKMMSVITTYQPDVIYHAAAHKHVPLMENNPEEAVKNNLIGTMNVAKAASWNGVKTFVMVSTDKAVNPTSVMGATKRLAEMVIQHMDKESSTKFVAVRFGNVLGSRGSVIPLFKNQIKKGGPVTVTHPDMVRYFMTIPEASRLVIQAGSIANGGEIFVLDMGSPVKIVDLAKNLITLSGNSIEEIGIEFTGIRPGEKLFEELLNIDEVQEQRVHPNIYIGKTSELYMKEIDELLSIFSNLTKEEIKQRLLFITNRKKMDSEMTVIT; translated from the coding sequence ATGACTTATAGACAAAGGATTATTTTTTTAATTTGCATTGATTCCTGGAATGTCATAATTGCTATTTTGTTAAGTGCACTTTTAGTAAGTGAATCTTATAATGTCTTTTCACTCACAACCTTAATAAGTATGGCTGTCCTGCTCATTAGTCATCATTTTCTTTCATTTAAATATAAATTATATAAAAAGGCCTGGGAATATGCGAGTATTGGCGAGCTGTTAAGCACGCTAAAGGTTGTAACTATTTCTATTTTCATCACTTCCTTAGCTCAATCAATTGTAGAAAATAAAATCTATTTTCGTTTCCTAATGACATCATGGCTGTTGACTCTTTTCTTTATTTGTGGATCCCGTTTATGTTGGAGAATATTCAGAGATTCTTTTCTAAGCAAAGAAATAAATAAAAAAAGAACATTAATAGTTGGTGCAGGATCGGCAGGTATGATGGTAGCAAGACAGCTAAAAAGTAATAAGACGACTGATTTGCTGCCAGTTGGGTTTATTGATGATGATGATAAAAAACAAAGGCTTGATATATTAGGAATTCCAGTTGTTGGCGGAGTTGCGAAAATTAAAGAAGCTGTAACAAAATACAATATTGATAACATTGTCATTGCGATTCCATCTCTTAAAAAGAAGGAGTTAAATATGATATTTTTGGAATGCGCCAAGACTAGTGCAAAAACAAAGATCCTTCCCATGCTAGAAGATTTGGTGTCAGGAAAGGTTTCGGTCAATCAATTTCGAGATGTTCGTGTAGAAGACTTATTAGGCAGAGAACCTAATCAATTGGATATCAATAGTATTTCAAAAAGTATTCAAAATAAAGTCGTTTTGGTTACTGGGGCTGGTGGGTCAATAGGTTCGGAAATTTGCCGGCAAATTTCAAAGTTTCATCCCAAACAGTTAATACTTTTGGGCCATGGCGAAAATAGTATTTATTTAATTGAGATGGAATTAAAAGAGATATTTAAGCATACAAACATAACTTTCATCCCAATTATTGCAGACATACAAGATGAACAAAAAATGATGTCCGTTATCACTACATATCAACCTGATGTAATCTATCATGCTGCTGCCCATAAACATGTACCGCTTATGGAAAATAACCCAGAAGAAGCGGTGAAGAATAATCTCATTGGTACTATGAATGTGGCGAAAGCAGCGAGCTGGAACGGTGTTAAAACTTTTGTCATGGTTTCCACAGATAAAGCTGTCAATCCAACAAGTGTCATGGGCGCAACAAAAAGACTTGCAGAAATGGTCATTCAGCATATGGATAAGGAAAGTTCTACAAAATTTGTTGCAGTACGTTTTGGTAATGTATTAGGAAGCAGAGGAAGTGTGATTCCTCTATTTAAGAATCAAATCAAAAAAGGCGGGCCTGTGACTGTTACTCACCCGGATATGGTTCGGTATTTTATGACGATTCCAGAGGCCTCCCGACTCGTGATCCAAGCAGGTTCTATAGCAAATGGCGGGGAGATTTTTGTGTTAGATATGGGCAGTCCTGTTAAAATTGTAGATTTGGCCAAAAACCTAATCACACTATCAGGGAATTCTATTGAAGAAATTGGAATCGAATTTACCGGAATAAGACCGGGAGAAAAGCTTTTTGAAGAATTGTTGAATATTGATGAAGTGCAAGAACAGCGGGTCCATCCGAATATTTATATTGGAAAAACATCGGAACTCTATATGAAAGAAATAGACGAGTTACTATCCATTTTCTCCAATCTAACTAAAGAAGAAATTAAGCAGAGGCTGCTTTTTATTACGAACCGTAAAAAAATGGATTCAGAAATGACGGTCATCACTTAA
- a CDS encoding methionine biosynthesis PLP-dependent protein yields the protein MYKIDTKLAQIGNRSETTTGTVNPPVYFSTAYRHEGIGQSTGFDYTRTGNPTRQILEQTIADLEGGDQGFACSSGMAAIFTILSLFQSGDEWLVSDDLYGGTYRLLEKGYKKWGLEVQYVNTCCPEEVESKISPKTKAIFLETPTNPLMEQSDIAAIAEIAKRHNVLLIVDNTFYTPLLQQPIQLGADIVIHSATKYLGGHNDVLAGLIVAKGTELCEALALYHNGAGAVLSPFDSWLLMRGMKTLALRMDRHEKNAKTIVEYLSQHEAVTSVLYPGRGGMVSFRIKDESWVNPFLQGLQLISFAESLGGTESFITYPATQTHADIPEEVRIAKGVDNTLLRFSVGIEDSDDLITDLKQALAKVLEGVRV from the coding sequence ATGTACAAGATTGATACGAAGTTAGCACAAATTGGTAACCGCAGTGAAACTACAACTGGAACAGTAAATCCACCCGTTTATTTTTCTACGGCTTATCGACATGAAGGAATTGGGCAATCTACCGGCTTTGATTATACACGCACAGGGAATCCTACCCGCCAAATCCTAGAACAAACGATTGCCGATCTTGAAGGCGGCGACCAGGGGTTTGCTTGCAGTTCAGGGATGGCAGCTATATTTACCATTCTTTCATTATTCCAATCTGGTGATGAATGGTTAGTAAGTGATGATTTATATGGTGGAACATACCGCTTACTAGAAAAAGGATATAAAAAATGGGGATTGGAAGTCCAATATGTGAATACGTGTTGTCCAGAGGAGGTTGAAAGCAAGATTTCCCCCAAAACAAAGGCTATCTTTCTCGAAACTCCGACAAATCCTCTTATGGAACAATCGGACATTGCCGCCATTGCAGAAATTGCCAAACGGCACAATGTTTTGCTGATTGTCGACAATACCTTTTATACACCACTTCTGCAACAGCCTATTCAATTAGGGGCAGATATTGTCATCCATAGTGCGACCAAATACTTGGGTGGACACAATGACGTACTTGCTGGGCTTATCGTAGCCAAAGGCACAGAACTTTGTGAAGCACTGGCACTTTATCATAACGGAGCGGGAGCTGTTCTTAGTCCTTTCGACTCTTGGCTGCTCATGCGCGGAATGAAGACGTTGGCCCTTCGCATGGACCGTCACGAAAAAAATGCCAAAACGATCGTCGAATATCTTTCCCAACATGAAGCAGTAACATCTGTTCTTTATCCTGGACGAGGCGGCATGGTTTCCTTCCGAATTAAGGACGAATCATGGGTCAATCCATTCTTACAAGGATTACAGCTGATTTCCTTTGCCGAAAGTCTGGGAGGTACAGAAAGCTTTATTACTTATCCAGCCACACAAACCCATGCCGATATCCCTGAGGAAGTAAGAATTGCTAAAGGCGTTGACAACACTTTATTGCGTTTCTCTGTTGGAATTGAAGATTCCGATGATTTAATCACTGACCTTAAGCAGGCATTAGCTAAGGTTTTGGAAGGAGTGCGTGTTTAA
- the metC gene encoding cystathionine beta-lyase, whose amino-acid sequence MAHDEYCFETRLLHNQHKWDPATGAVSVPIQHASTFHQFDVDQFGKYDYARSLNPTREALEDVIAELEGGIKGFAFSSGMAAISTAFLLLSAGDHVVITEDVYGGTYRMVTQVLSRLGIEHTFVDMTDIDQVKLAIRPNTKAFYVETPSNPLLKVTDIQAISQIAKQHHALTFVDNTFLTPALQKPLELGADIVLHSATKFLSGHSDVVAGLAVVKDETLAKQLYFLQNSFGAILGVQDAWLVLRGLKTLHVRLEQSQKSALKLAQFLEKHPLIKNVYYPGLKTHPQFSLQTSQASGAGAVLSFELVDENALRTFHAHVKIPVFAVSLGAVESILSYPAKMSHASMSKEEREKRGITNSLLRLSVGLENPDDLIKDFSQAFEQMLKNELVF is encoded by the coding sequence ATGGCACATGATGAATATTGTTTTGAAACTAGACTGCTTCATAATCAGCATAAATGGGACCCGGCTACAGGGGCTGTCAGTGTGCCGATCCAGCACGCCTCTACTTTTCACCAGTTTGATGTGGACCAGTTTGGAAAATATGACTACGCACGCAGCTTAAATCCAACAAGGGAAGCACTTGAGGATGTCATTGCCGAGCTTGAAGGCGGGATTAAAGGATTTGCCTTTTCTTCCGGAATGGCAGCAATTTCAACCGCGTTTCTATTGTTATCAGCAGGAGATCATGTAGTCATAACAGAGGATGTTTATGGCGGAACATATCGCATGGTGACACAGGTTCTTTCCCGCCTTGGTATTGAACATACATTTGTGGACATGACTGACATCGATCAAGTTAAACTGGCGATTCGTCCCAATACAAAAGCTTTTTATGTCGAAACGCCATCCAATCCATTATTGAAGGTAACGGACATTCAAGCTATTAGCCAAATTGCCAAGCAGCACCATGCGCTAACGTTTGTTGATAACACCTTCCTGACCCCGGCACTGCAAAAGCCGCTTGAACTCGGTGCTGATATTGTTCTTCACAGTGCAACCAAGTTTTTATCAGGACACAGTGATGTTGTTGCCGGTCTGGCGGTCGTCAAGGATGAAACTTTGGCAAAGCAGCTTTACTTTTTGCAAAATTCCTTCGGGGCTATCCTTGGTGTTCAAGATGCATGGTTGGTGTTGCGGGGATTGAAAACACTCCATGTCCGGTTGGAGCAATCGCAAAAATCAGCGCTTAAATTGGCGCAATTTTTAGAAAAACACCCACTTATTAAAAACGTTTATTATCCGGGACTGAAAACACACCCGCAATTTTCATTACAGACCAGTCAAGCAAGCGGGGCGGGAGCTGTTCTATCATTTGAATTGGTGGATGAAAATGCTCTTCGTACCTTTCATGCTCATGTAAAAATCCCCGTATTTGCGGTCAGCCTTGGAGCAGTGGAATCTATTTTATCTTACCCTGCTAAAATGTCCCATGCCTCAATGTCGAAAGAAGAAAGAGAGAAGCGAGGCATAACGAACAGTCTGCTCCGCTTATCTGTTGGCCTAGAAAATCCGGATGATTTAATAAAAGATTTCAGCCAGGCTTTCGAGCAGATGCTAAAAAACGAATTGGTGTTCTAA
- a CDS encoding bifunctional homocysteine S-methyltransferase/methylenetetrahydrofolate reductase, producing MSFLDKLKTQILIGDGAMGTLLYTYGVASCSEELNLSQPEHIQNIHRAYIDAGADIIQTNTYAANYLKLQRYGLEDAVKDINSAAVRNAKLAAQNQAYILGTIGGNRGVKPNSIAIEELKRSFREQLYCLLLEGVDGILLETFYDLEELETVLAIARKETKLPIVAQVSLQESGFLQDQTPVNEALKRLEGLGADVVGLNCRLGPHHMLHALEQIELPKHAFLSAYPNASLPAYTDGKFHYDGDANYFRHSAKAFLYEGVRLLGGCCGTTPEHIRAFASELKNSAPIVEKVVKLKPKQLQVEARAAKRDLTPLQDIVRERPSVIVELDPPRKLDTTKFFEGAKALKGAGIDAITLADNSLAHVRISNESLGYLVKTELSMRPLIHIACRDRNIIGLQSHLMGLHTLGMHDVLAITGDPARVGDFPGASSVYDVSSFELIQMIKQLNEGLSFSGKDLGQKTAFSIAAAFNPNVRSLEKAVKRLEKKISFGADYFISQPVFSVEKLLEVYEHTKHLKTPIYIGLMPLTSSKNAEFLHNEVPGIKISDAIRERMAKFQDDPVQAAHEGIEITKSLIDAALDLFNGIYLITPFLRYEMTLELAHYARQRAREVRGNNYAETTIY from the coding sequence ATGAGCTTCTTAGACAAATTAAAAACTCAAATTCTGATTGGCGACGGGGCCATGGGCACACTGCTTTATACCTACGGAGTTGCTTCCTGTTCCGAGGAGCTAAACCTCTCCCAGCCGGAGCATATTCAAAATATTCACCGTGCCTATATTGATGCCGGTGCTGATATAATCCAAACGAACACCTATGCTGCCAATTATCTTAAACTGCAGCGCTATGGTTTGGAGGACGCGGTAAAAGATATTAACAGTGCCGCTGTCCGCAATGCCAAACTGGCAGCACAGAATCAGGCGTATATCCTTGGAACGATTGGCGGAAACCGTGGCGTTAAACCAAACTCAATTGCTATAGAAGAACTTAAGCGTAGTTTCCGCGAACAATTATATTGCCTATTATTAGAAGGTGTGGACGGCATTTTGCTTGAAACCTTTTATGATCTTGAAGAGCTTGAAACAGTTTTAGCCATTGCAAGGAAAGAAACAAAGCTGCCGATTGTTGCTCAGGTTTCCTTACAAGAGTCGGGATTCTTGCAGGATCAAACACCAGTGAACGAAGCCCTAAAACGGTTAGAAGGTCTTGGGGCAGATGTGGTGGGACTCAACTGCCGGCTAGGACCGCATCATATGCTTCATGCCCTTGAGCAAATTGAACTGCCGAAACATGCTTTTCTGTCCGCTTATCCGAACGCTAGTCTTCCTGCCTACACGGACGGAAAGTTCCATTATGATGGAGATGCCAATTATTTTCGCCACTCAGCAAAAGCTTTCCTTTATGAAGGAGTCCGGCTGCTTGGCGGCTGCTGCGGCACCACCCCAGAGCATATTAGAGCTTTTGCCTCTGAATTAAAGAATAGTGCTCCAATAGTTGAAAAGGTTGTAAAATTAAAACCAAAACAACTCCAAGTGGAAGCTCGTGCTGCCAAAAGGGATTTGACCCCGCTGCAGGATATTGTCAGAGAAAGGCCTTCTGTTATAGTGGAGTTAGATCCGCCACGAAAGCTGGATACCACAAAATTCTTCGAAGGTGCTAAGGCTTTAAAAGGAGCTGGCATTGATGCCATCACGCTGGCAGATAACTCGCTGGCACATGTGCGAATTTCCAATGAGTCCTTAGGCTATCTTGTAAAAACAGAGCTAAGCATGCGGCCACTCATTCATATTGCCTGCCGTGACCGCAATATTATTGGCTTGCAATCCCATTTAATGGGGCTTCATACGTTAGGCATGCATGATGTGCTTGCTATTACTGGCGACCCGGCAAGAGTCGGCGATTTTCCAGGCGCCTCTTCCGTCTATGACGTGTCTTCATTTGAGTTAATTCAAATGATCAAGCAATTGAATGAAGGATTGTCTTTTTCCGGAAAAGATTTGGGACAGAAGACGGCATTCAGTATTGCTGCTGCGTTTAATCCCAATGTCCGCTCACTTGAGAAGGCAGTCAAACGGCTAGAGAAGAAAATCAGCTTTGGTGCGGATTACTTTATCTCCCAGCCTGTTTTTTCTGTAGAAAAATTACTCGAAGTCTATGAACATACGAAACATTTGAAAACACCGATTTATATCGGCTTAATGCCGCTGACCAGCAGCAAAAATGCCGAATTTCTTCATAATGAAGTTCCAGGAATCAAAATTTCTGATGCCATTCGCGAGCGGATGGCGAAGTTTCAAGACGATCCTGTTCAGGCTGCACATGAAGGAATTGAGATCACGAAATCATTAATTGATGCTGCATTGGATTTATTTAATGGAATTTATTTAATTACACCATTTTTACGTTATGAGATGACGCTTGAGCTGGCCCATTATGCCCGTCAGCGCGCTCGTGAGGTTAGGGGGAACAACTATGCCGAAACGACCATTTACTGA